The Deltaproteobacteria bacterium nucleotide sequence GCCTACTTGCCGACGGCGGTCGAGCGCGAGTTGGCGGTCGAGCGCTGGCTGCAACTGGTCGAGCAGTTCAAGACCGTCGCCACCGGCCAGCGCGACGACGACATGCGCCTCTTCGGCGACGGCGGCGATGCTGCCGTTGTGGCGACCCGCTTCGCCGGCGAGCTCGAGCGCAGCGCGGCGTGCGGGACAGCGGTGGCGGCCGGGGGGAGCGATACCCAGCGCGGCCTGTCGCGGGCGGCGCAGATCGCGACCTGGCTGCTCAACGAGTTCTGGCGGAACGGGCCGCTGAGAAAGCCGGCGCGAACCCCGTCAAGCGCCGCGGCCGCGGCGAGTACCAAGGCAGAGGACGCCTTTCGGCGGCGCCAGGCGGCTTGGCTACTGGTGGCTGAGGACTTCGTGGTGCTGCAAGTGGTGGTGTTCATCGGCTACGTCTTCTCCCACCTGCGCATGCTCGTGCTCTTCCTCATGGCCGGCGTGCTGCTCATGCTGGCAACCGTCAGCTCCTACCCGTTCGAGCCTCAACGGCTGCTGATGGTGTTCACTTGGGTCGTCATCCTCGCCTTCGTGCTCGCGGTGGTGGTAGTGGTGGTGCAAGTCGATCGCAACGAGCTGCTCAGCCGCCTCAGCCACACCGATGTTAATCAGGTGACCTTTGACGCCACTTTCGTCGGCCGCATCGTGACCTACGCGGTGGTGCCCATCCTCGGTCTGCTGGCGGCCAACTTTCCCGGCATGGGCGGCCTCTTCGGAGTACTCCAGCCGCTGCTGCGCATCTTCCGCTGAGGCCCCGGTACGCCCTTGGCAAGCGGGCGGCAAGCACGTAGAACCGCGCCACGGGAGGTACAGCACGTGCGGTGTAAGTCGGTGTTGCGCTCTATGTGGCTGAGGCGGTCGGCGCTGCTGGCAGCGCTGGCGCTGGCGAGCGGCTGCGGCGGCACGGTGCCAAGTGGCGCGCCCGCAGCGCTGAGTTTCACCGCGCCGGCCGACCAGCAGCTGTCACTGGCCGGGGCGGTGTCGGTGGTGCTCAGGCTCCCGGCGAATGCAACCGCCGGCAGCCTGCAACTCAGCGTAGACGGCGTTCTCGTCAGCGGGGTCCACGTCGAGAACGGCGAGGCCCACGCCAACCTGGTCAATGTCGCCCCCGGCCATCACCAGCTCAGCGCCCAGATGCGCGCCGGCGGTGCAATGCTGCACGCCCAGGTGTCGTTCGAAACCATCTCGCTCAACCACCCCGACCAGTGCGAGGTGCTCAACGACGCCGAGTGCCTGCTGCCCTACCCTTCGGCACGCTTTCTCGCGCCCGCCGACACCCCTACCGGCTACCGTATAGATTTCCCGGCCGCCGGCATGCCGATGCAAAACGGCCGGCGCCTGCCGCCCGAGGCCTACAGCGTGCTCGACGGCTTCAGCCCCACCGTGCAGATTCTAATGCACTTCCCGGGCGGCGTTGACGTGGTTGCCTCCAACGCCGCCCGCTTACATTCCGGCACCCGCACCTACGACCTGCGCTCACTCGACCTCGACAGCCCGACGGTGCTGCTCGACGCCGACAGCGGTGAGCGCATCTTGCACTTCGCCGAAACGGACGCGCGCGCCGCGGACGATCCCGGCCGGCAAGTCCTCTTCCTGCGACCCGGGAAGAGCTTGACGCCCGGGCATCGTTACCTTGTGGCCGCGCGCAACCTACGCCACCCCGACGGCTCGCCGGTGCAAGCCGAGCCGGTGTTTGCCGCCCTGCGCGATCGGCGGCCGACGGATATCGCCGCCGTCGCCTCCCGGCGCGATCACTTCGAGGAGCTGTTCGCGCTGCTGGGCAGCAACGGCATCGACCGCGCCGGCCTGGTGCTGGCCTTCGATTTCGTCGTGCAAAGCGAGCACGGCCTCACCGCCCAGATGCTGGCGATGCGCGATCAGGCCTTCGCCTGGCTCGACGGCGAGACCACCGCTGGCCATGCCACTTTCACCGTCGAAAACCTGATCGAGAACGATTGCAGTCAGCCGGGAGCGAGGGTCTGGCGCCAGGTGGAGGGGAGCTATCAGGTACCGCTGTTTCTCACTTCCGACCCGGTGGCGCATCCGGTAACACCCGGAGTGTTGAACGTATCCGCGGGCGGCACTCCGGTGGCCAACGGCTTCACCGCGCCGCCGTTCACCATCGCCATCCCGTGCGCTGCGCTGGCCGGCGGCGGCACGCCCAAACACCCGTTGATTCTCGGTCACGGCCTGTTTGGCGACGGGCGCGGTATGATCGAAGGGCTGGTCAACGACCCGCACCTCGACGGCATCGACTACATCGCCGGCGCCACCGACTGGCGCGGCCTGTCGGCGCCCGACCTCGAAGGCTCGATGAGCAGCTTCATCGTCAGCCAGATCGTCTTCAAGCTGCAGAACATCGCCGCGCTCGCCGATCGTCTGCGCCAGGGCCAACTCAATACCCTGGTGTTAGCGCGCATGCTGAAGACGGCCGCCTTCCATGTTGACCCCGCCTTTCGCACACCGGCGGGAGTGGGCGTCTTGGCCGGGCCGGAGCAGGAGGCATACTATTTCGGGGCCAGCTTGGGCGGGATCATGGGGCTGATGTTCGCCGCGCTGTCGCCCGATATCACCAGCGCCAATGTCGACGTGCCGGCGATCAATTTTTCCCTCCTGCTGCAACGGGCGACGCCGTTCCTCGAGTTCGAGCTGGCCTTGAAGCTCACCGGCATCACCGACCCGATGCAGACGGCGCTCGGCATCGGGTTGATTCACGAGCTGTGGGTGCGGGGTGAGTCGGCGGCCTACGCCACCCACATCACCACCAACCCGCTGCCCGGCACCAATGCCAAGAACATCTTGATGACGATGGCGTGGCTCGACCAGCAGGTGTCGAACGCCGGCACCGAGGTAGCTGCGCGCACGCTCGCGCTGCCCAATCTGGCAGGGTCGCTGATGCACGACCTGGCGCAGATTCCGGACCGCCCGGGTCCGCTGCCATCGGCGCTGGTGGTGTACGATACCGGCTCATTCGATCTGAGCAATCCCGAGCACGCCCCGTTCGTTCCGCCGCTGGCCAACTTGCAGCCGGAACCCAATCCTTGCGACCCGCACGGCCTGCGCGGATTCATTCCGGCCTCGATCGAGCAGCTCTTGCACTTCCTGCAACCGGGCGGCGAAATCGTCAACTTCTGCGACGGCACCTGCGACGCCGGCGGCCCGCGCGAGCTGCCGTTCGGCGCCGCCGCGCCCTGTGACCCGCTGGGCTCGTAGCGGGAGCCCGGCGGGCACGTCGCCGGCCTACAATTTGTAACGCACGCCGATGAGGAAATGCGCCGGCGGTGCCGGAAACGCGATCGACTCGGCGTAGTCGCGATTGAGCAGGTTGCGGACGCTGGCGTGCACGGTGAGGGGGGCGAGGCTTCCCGCAAAACGGTACGAGAGTGAGAGATCGGCACGGGCGTAACCGCCGATCTCGGAAGCTGCGAAACCCTGTGCCGGATCCGCGCTGGCGCGCCGGCCGACGGCATAGAGCTGCACCGTCGCACCCGCCTGATCGCCGGCGGTGAACCAGTGCTCGCGCGTACTCCGCGCGCTGACGGTGCCGCGGTGGCGCGGGCGATTGAGCAACCCGCCGGTTTGGGCGGCGAAGTTGAGGTAGGCGTAGGAGGCTGACAGCGTCAGCCAGGTCCACGGCCGGGCCTCGGCGCTGAGTTCGAGCCCCTGAAAGCGGGCGTTGAGGTTGCGCGCACCTAGTCCTTCGGGCACTCCGGCGATCGGCCCCGGCAGTTGGTCGGCGAGCTCCTCAATGAAGTTGCTGACCTCACGGTAGAAGTAGGTCGGTTCGAGACGCAGGCGCGAATCCAACAAGTCTTGGGTCAAGCCCGCGCTGATCTCCCAGCTCTCTTCGGCTTCCAGGTTCGGATCGCCGAGCTCGGGCTCGAACAACTCATCGAAGGTCGGCGCCCGGAAGCCCTCGGCGTAGCCGGCGCGCAAGCGCGTGCCGGTAGCGCGCAGATGGTACGCGGCGGAACCGCAAAAAGTGAGCTGATCGCCGAAATGATCATAGTGGTCGGCGCGCAGCCCGCCGGTGCCGAGCAGCGTGTCGTCAAGCAAGCGCAGCTGTTGCTGCGCGTACGCGCCGGCGTTGGAGCGGTTAGCGGCGAAGCGCTCGATCTCCTGCTCGATCTCGCCGTCTTCTTCCTCGGTCTCTTGCTTGAAGATGCGCGCCGACTGCTCGCTGAAGCTGACACCGACGGTGGTCAGGGCGAACTCACGCCAGTGGTAATCCAACTGGGTCTCGGCGGCGAGTTGCTGCTGCGGTAGGTGGGCGATGACCACGGGCTCGATCTCGCCGTCGTCATCGACCTCGTCGTCGCGGTAACGCAGGTTGTGACGTACCAGCGAGAGTGCGGCGCGGTAGGTCAGGCTGTCATAGAGCGACTGCTCCCACTCGCCTTTGGCCAGCAGGAAGTCGGCACGGCTGCGGGCATCGGCGTCGAGGCGTTGCTCGGCGACGTTGAACTGGCTCAAGCCGGCGCTCGTGCTCGTGTAGCGCAAGAAAGCGCGCACCGCCGCCGCCGGCAGTACTTCGGCGTCGGCGCGCCAGCCGGTCGAGAGATTGCGGTAGTCGTCGTTGACTGAACGAAAGCCGTCCGAGGCGCGGTGCGAGACGGTGCCGGAGACGGCCAGCGGCCCGCGGGCGCCGCTGACTGATACGACCTCGTAATGAGTAGCCGCGCTGCCGCCGGCGCCGTCGAGCGTCAGCCGCAGCGGTCCCTCGCCCCGCCGGCTGACCATGTTGATCACCCCGCCGACGGCCTGCGAGCCATAGAGCGCTCCGCCGCCGCCACCGCGCAGGATTTCGATGCGCTCGAGGTTGTCGGCCGGCAGATCGGCGAAATCGAACTGGCCGACGGTCGGAGTGTTGACCGCAACGCCGTCGAGAAGCACGAGCACTTGATCCGGCGCCGCGCCGCGCAGGGAGGCAAAGGCACTGCGGCCGGGAGAGCCGAACTCCGTCAGGTCGAGCCCGGGCGCGCCGCGCAGCGCCTCGGCAGCGCTGACCTGCCCGCGTTGTTCGATGTCGTCACTGCTGATCACGGTCACGGAGGTGGTCGCGTCCTCGCGCCGCACGCGCGTGCGAGTAGCGGTGACAACCACCTCTTCTAGCTGGACGGCCTCTTCGGCGCCCGCCGGCACAGCATTTAGCAGCAACACCAGCAACGCGCCGGCGCGGATCATCTTCATCTTCATCATACCGGATTCTCCCATAGCCCCTGCCGCTTATTGACGCCGGCTCGCGAGCGGTGATAACCGACACCTGTCACTGACACAAGCTTGGAGGTGATCCATGCAGGCAGCAGCCGGCAGCTGGGCGGTCGTGATGGCGGCGAGTGTGCTGATCGCATCGGCGCCCGCACCGTCCGGGGCGAGGGACAAACTCTGCGCGCAGATTCGCAAGGCCATCACCGCGGGGCGGACCGTGGATGAGGTCGCCCGCGAATTCGATGCCGATGCGGTGCGCATCGGCGATTGCATGCAGCAGCCCGGCAAACTGCGCAAGCCGGCGAAGGAAAAGCCCGGCACCAGCAAGGCGAAGAGGGCACGCGGCCGTGCCGGCACCGTGCAACGGTCAGACGCCGGCTCGGCTGGCCACGCCGGCCGCAGCAAGGCGAAGTCGCGGCGTGCTAGCGGCAAAAAGCCGGCAAAGCAGCGCTCAGCTGCGCGCCGGTGAGAATACGTCGCCGAGCCTGTGGACCAGGGTGCTGAGCGGGAGCGCCTTAGCGTGACTACTGCACCGCCACCTTGATCTGTTTCTTTTTCGCTTCTTCGGTCTTTGGCAGGCGGATCTCGAGCACACCGTCCTTGAAGGATGCCGTGACCTGATCGCTCTTGATATCCGCGGGCAGCGCCAGCGTACGGCTGAAGGCGCCGTAGGAGCGCTCGCTGCGGTAGTAGTCGTGGTCTTTGATCTCCTCGGCCTTCCTCTTCTCGCCTTTGAGCGTGAGCGCGGAGCCGGTCAGGCTCACCTCGATCTCGTCCTTGCTCATGCCGGGGAGATCGGCCTTGACCACCACGGCGTCCTTGTCCTCGTACACGTCGACCGCCGGAACCTGCATGCGCAGAGCGCGGCTCGGCCACCAGCGCTCGGGACCGAGCAACGACGGGAAGGAGAAGTGGCGGAAGTCATCGAGCATACGATCAAAGATGCGGTCGAACTCGCTTTCCACCGGCGCTGCGGGCGGCAAGACGCGAACTGGGGTAACCGCTACGCTCTTTGCGGGTGGCTTTGCGGCTTCCGGCTTACCTGCTGCTTCAGCCTTCTTTGCCATGGTCAACGCTCCTTTGCACAAAGTCTCAAGCCCCCTCGGGTGAGAGCTTGGGGTCAGCCTCCGCCAACGCGACGAACGCATCGAGCACGTCGCTACGCGCGAGGATGCCAACTAGGCGGTCGTGATCGACCACCGGAATCGCCCCGACGCGCTCGCGCCGCATCATTCTGGCCGCCTCGACGATGTTGTCCTTCGAGGTGAGCGTGAGCACGTGCGGGGTCATTACGGCTTCAACCTGGATTTTGGCGGGGTCGCTGCCGGGGGGTTTAGGCTTGCGCCGGCCCTCGATGGGCGAATCGAACACCGACGGGAAAGCGTCTCGCAGATCACGATCCGTAATGATTCCGACCAGCTTGCCTTCAACGACCACCGGCAACTGGTTGATCCGGTGTGCTTCCATCAGTGCGCGGGCGTGGGCGATGGTATCGTGGGGCTTCACGGTGTGCACGCGGCGGCTCATCCAGGTATCGACTTGCACTGGCAACACCTCCGTCTCGCTACGGCCGCAAGTTTCCTGCCATACGCCATGGAAATGGCCGCGCGCCGCAACCCGCCGCGCGACTGTCAGATGCTTCTCAGTTCTGAGACGAGAGCGCCGGCAAGTTTCTGGAGCGGCGGAAAGTCCAATTTGGAGGGGCGCGTCCCGTTCCCCCACGGGTTGTGGCCGCTGCCCACAAACGCACTCAACCCGAGCCGCCCTGACCCTACGCCTCGCCCACCGCTAGCCGCTGGGCGGGGGCTTCGGCGGTGGCGGGCTCTACGGCCGGCTGCAGGAATCGCGGCCGCATCACTAGCGCCAAGGCTGGAATTAGGGTCAGTGTGGCCAGCGCGCTGACTGAGACTATCGTGGCCGTCAAGATGCCTAGTCGGACCCAAAGGCTGAAGCCCGAGAACGGTAGCACCAAGTAGCCCAACGCCACGGCCGAGGAGACAAAGAAGATCGCTTTGCCGGACGAGCGCAAGCTGGCGCGAATCGCCTCTTCGAGCGAGTTCGTCGCCGCCCACTCCTCGCGGATGCGGAAGATCAGGTAGATCGCAAAATCGGCGCCGATACTCACGCCCATCGCCGTGATCGCCGCGGAGGTCATGTCGAGCCAGACCTGCCACCAGCCCATGACCCCGAGGTTGATCGCCACCGCGACGGCCAGGGGCATCAGGACGAAGAAGCCCCCAACCAGCGAGCGCAACACCAGCGCCG carries:
- a CDS encoding TonB-dependent receptor produces the protein MMKMKMIRAGALLVLLLNAVPAGAEEAVQLEEVVVTATRTRVRREDATTSVTVISSDDIEQRGQVSAAEALRGAPGLDLTEFGSPGRSAFASLRGAAPDQVLVLLDGVAVNTPTVGQFDFADLPADNLERIEILRGGGGGALYGSQAVGGVINMVSRRGEGPLRLTLDGAGGSAATHYEVVSVSGARGPLAVSGTVSHRASDGFRSVNDDYRNLSTGWRADAEVLPAAAVRAFLRYTSTSAGLSQFNVAEQRLDADARSRADFLLAKGEWEQSLYDSLTYRAALSLVRHNLRYRDDEVDDDGEIEPVVIAHLPQQQLAAETQLDYHWREFALTTVGVSFSEQSARIFKQETEEEDGEIEQEIERFAANRSNAGAYAQQQLRLLDDTLLGTGGLRADHYDHFGDQLTFCGSAAYHLRATGTRLRAGYAEGFRAPTFDELFEPELGDPNLEAEESWEISAGLTQDLLDSRLRLEPTYFYREVSNFIEELADQLPGPIAGVPEGLGARNLNARFQGLELSAEARPWTWLTLSASYAYLNFAAQTGGLLNRPRHRGTVSARSTREHWFTAGDQAGATVQLYAVGRRASADPAQGFAASEIGGYARADLSLSYRFAGSLAPLTVHASVRNLLNRDYAESIAFPAPPAHFLIGVRYKL
- a CDS encoding CBS domain-containing protein; the encoded protein is MQVDTWMSRRVHTVKPHDTIAHARALMEAHRINQLPVVVEGKLVGIITDRDLRDAFPSVFDSPIEGRRKPKPPGSDPAKIQVEAVMTPHVLTLTSKDNIVEAARMMRRERVGAIPVVDHDRLVGILARSDVLDAFVALAEADPKLSPEGA
- a CDS encoding Hsp20/alpha crystallin family protein translates to MAKKAEAAGKPEAAKPPAKSVAVTPVRVLPPAAPVESEFDRIFDRMLDDFRHFSFPSLLGPERWWPSRALRMQVPAVDVYEDKDAVVVKADLPGMSKDEIEVSLTGSALTLKGEKRKAEEIKDHDYYRSERSYGAFSRTLALPADIKSDQVTASFKDGVLEIRLPKTEEAKKKQIKVAVQ